A genomic region of Rhipicephalus sanguineus isolate Rsan-2018 chromosome 3, BIME_Rsan_1.4, whole genome shotgun sequence contains the following coding sequences:
- the LOC119386889 gene encoding monocarboxylate transporter 5, which produces MRNKVDCRWDVAVLTSMAGFFAIATNRNMGWFYVVFMEEFGIDRRGASWPGSVLTVTLRCSGLLVSVLQKYVPLYWIGLGGSVLLWSSLVVSAFVPNVEWMTVMMGFAHGTGSGMLLVANLVLIMQYFSKYRGIAAGLRLSANPLSAIVFPMVLSTLRDAYGFRGTMLVYAAITMHVTAFSIMLKEPPWIRSKRTKQELPANEMSGDNLNKLTDVGLECNKSALDKQIEPMGASGANGIILEKPSEYDLTVPEAEALLADLKQPKSNVSSCKTSPRLARSSATPISEIDTHGGNNTTSELDDKKLSCHVPLLNTDKQVVVKINSEVANGDHIGQRIVQQIGRRISTASSLTIRSLQSNCISGEIYKSSKEHESGQQSTRNSAPGNSWACLSGRLLRWLVQRARLPSLGLVLAVVGSMLLDYTNAVHLSTLVDYARD; this is translated from the exons ATGAGAAATAAAGTGGACTGCCGATGGGACGTGGCCGTGCTGACGTCTATGGCCGGCTTCTTCGCCATCGCCACCAACCGCAACATGGGCTGGTTCTACGTGGTCTTCATGGAGGAGTTTGGAATTGACCGCCGAGGCGCTTCCTGGCCTGGGTCTGTCCTCACCGTTACTCTACGCTGCTCCG GTCTCCTCGTTTCCGTGCTCCAGAAGTACGTGCCACTGTACTGGATAGGACTGGGGGGCAGCGTACTGCTCTGGAGCAGCCTTGTCGTATCCGCGTTTGTACCGAACGTCGAATGGATGACGGTGATGATGGGATTCGCCCACG GTACGGGCTCAGGAATGCTGCTGGTAGCGAACCTAGTACTGATCATGCAGTACTTCAGCAAGTACCGGGGCATCGCAGCAGGACTTCGTCTGTCCGCCAATCCTCTCAGCGCGATCGTGTTTCCAATGGTGCTCTCGACGCTAAGAGATGCCTACGGGTTTCGCGGAACGATGCTTGTGTATGCGGCCATTACCATGCACGTGACTGCCTTCAGCATAATGCTCAAGGAGCCGCCGTGGATCCGTAGCAAGAGAACAAAACAAGAACTGCCAGCGAATGAAATGAGCGGTGACAACCTGAACAAGCTGACGGACGTCGGGCTTGAATGCAACAAATCGGCGCTGGACAAACAAATCGAACCAATGGGTGCTTCAGGAGCCAATGGAATAATTTTAGAAAAACCTAGCGAGTACGACCTTACTGTTCCCGAGGCCGAGGCCTTATTAGCCGACCTCAAGCAACCTAAAAGCAACGTTTCTTCGTGTAAGACTTCTCCCAGGCTAGCACGAAGCTCCGCGACTCCCATTTCCGAAATAGACACCCATGGAGGCAATAACACAACGTCTGAGCTAGACGATAAAAAGTTAAGCTGTCATGTGCCGCTGTTGAATACAGACAAGCAAGTGGTCGTCAAGATAAACTCGGAAGTTGCAAACGGCGACCACATTGGGCAAAGGATAGTGCAACAAATTGGTCGTCGTATCTCTACAGCAAGCTCGTTGACTATCAGATCCCTCCAAAGTAATTGCATATCAGGCGAGATATACAAGTCCTCCAAAGAGCACGAAAGTGGACAGCAGAGCACTCGTAATTCGGCCCCCGGAAACAGCTGGGCATGTCTATCTGGTCGACTGTTACGGTGGCTAGTTCAACGCGCAAGGCTTCCTTCGCTGGGTTTAGTCCTAGCCGTTGTGGGCTCCATGTTGCTGGACTACACCAATGCCGTACACCTTTCGACACTGGTGGACTATGCCAGAGACTAA